In Trichoderma asperellum chromosome 1, complete sequence, a single window of DNA contains:
- a CDS encoding uncharacterized protein (EggNog:ENOG41), which yields MISPRWTPRATATLANLCGSSRQILCPCRRFGTNSNGDGGKDEDGFETNRQRTASRRSTAEGQTPHYRTRLESSSNAPRVDRRPRRPRTTTSKSDRDEHGDGDGGGDSKSGGDYWPQLQRRERAQRRADGNDSAINAALAIPRPASIFAPRRNVQNPQGTKDSSLVMLVIDGLSSNLNAADFYRIAPNDLSNWQSVIKKVQMQRTPDSFEPLGRYLLTFGSAQAAASYRDRLVRLHKLNGFKLRSASGLWESSVPAALKVSLTSPSAAAAASSSSSTTAAVTETISDAIVSSSDLPSSTESVVDLANSFTIAPGSLETLPVQRRKVTLARPWAKRLAGMVENLGFGEVPHVLMLEVYPPTLSAGELHQFIRQDGESRGLRWPISAPQHLKMNSPEQAPTRTRGTSKRDVDEDEEGEDHETASNKQPSPSFKLNDRDTEEKLKGRFVLACTDGAEARRFQQSWNNRALRTLRPQPARYIVYASIINW from the exons ATGATCAGCCCTCGATGGACTCCTCGGGCGACAGCGACGCTCGCTAATCTGTGCGGCTCTTCTCGCCAGATTCTCTGCCCTTGCAGACGCTTCGGCACGAATAGCAATGGCGACGGGggaaaagacgaagatggcttCGAAACGAATCGTCAGCGCACAGCTTCTCGTCGTTCTACGGCTGAAGGCCAAACCCCCCATTATCGAACGAGGCTCGAATCGAGCAGTAATGCGCCCCGCGTAGATCGGCGGCCTCGACGACCTCGCACAACTACTAGCAAAAGCGACAGAGACGAACATGGGGATGGAGACGGAGGTGGAGATTCAAAGAGCGGCGGAGACTACTGGCCACAGCTTcagcgaagagaaagagcCCAAAGACGAGCAGACGGCAACGACAGCGCGATAAACGCTGCCCTCGCCATTCCAAGGCCCGCCAGCATCTTCGCCCCGCGGCGCAATGTCCAGAATCCACAGGGCACAAAGGACTCGTCACTGGTGATGCTCGTCATCGACGGCCTGTCGTCCAATCTCAACGCAGCCGACTTTTATCGGATTGCGCCCAACGACTTGTCTAATTGGCAGAGCGTGATCAAGAAAG TCCAAATGCAACGCACTCCAGATTCCTTCGAACCACTTGGCCGTTACCTACTCACCTTTGGCTCGGCACAGGCTGCCGCATCGTACCGTGATAGGCTCGTCCGGCTGCATAAACTCAACGGCTTCAAGCTGCGGTCTGCAAGTGGCCTTTGGGAAAGCAGCGTCCCGGCGGCTCTCAAAGTGTCTCTTACTTCtccttcagcagcagcagcagcatcatcatcatcatcaacaacagcagcagttaCTGAAACCATCAGTGATGCAatcgtttcttcttctgactTGCCCAGCAGCACAGAGAGCGTAGTCGACTTGGCAAACTCGTTTACCATTGCCCCTGGTTCTCTGGAAACTCTTCCGGTTCAGCGCAGAAAAGTTACCCTTGCGCGGCCGTGGGCGAAGCGTTTAGCCGGCATGGTCGAGAACCTCGGATTCGGCGAAGTGCCGCACGTGTTGATGCTGGAGGTCTACCCGCCTACTCTGAGCGCTGGGGAGCTGCATCAATTCATTCgtcaagatggagaaagcAGAGGACTAAGGTGGCCAATATCGGCGCCTCAGCATCTCAAGATGAACAGTCCGGAGCAAGCtccaacaagaacaagaggcACAAGTAAAAGggatgttgatgaagatgaggagggcgaggaccATGAAACAGCATCCAACAAGCAGCCGAGCCCATCATTTAAGCTCAACGATCGCGATACAGAGGAAAAGCTCAAGGGCCGGTTCGTGCTGGCATGCACCGATGGGGCAGAGGCGAGGCGCTTTCAACAGAGCTGGAACAACAGAGCGCTGAGGACGCTGCGGCCGCAACCAGCcagatatatagtttatgCATCAATAATAAACTGGTAG